The genomic window GTTGATGACCTTGACCTCAAGCTGGTGCCCCCAACCCCGTGTTGGTGCCCCCAACCCCGTGTTGATGCCCCCAACCCCGTGTTGATGCCCCCAACCCCATGTTGATGCCCCCAACCCCGTGTTGATGCCCCCAACCCCATGCTGATGCCCTTGACCCCATGTTGGTGCCCCCAATATCACGCTGATGACCTTCACCCCCACTACATGCAGTGGGCGGGGTCTAATttgctcctccttccccccccccgcttttcCCGCGCGCTGACGTCAGGGCGCGCCAACGCGCGCCGCTCGTCACCACCTCATTAGCATATGACGCGGGAAGGCGGAAGCGGTGGCGGGATGAGGCGGTGCGGGGCTGCCCTGCGCCTGGCCCTGGAGGGGAACATCGGTACCGGGATGGGGGGGACGCGACACACAACGGGGGTTCCCCCGGGCTGACGAGGTGGCTTTTGGGGTGCGGGAGGCTCCAGGGGGGAGAGCTTGGGGGGGGGGCTTGcgggattgggggggggggcgcagcCTGGAACCTCTCAGGGTCTAATTTAATGTCGGTGATTAATTATTATTGCGGGGGCCTGGGGGCACCCCACAACCCCGCGTTACCGCATGGCAGGAGCGGAGCGGGGGACACCCCTCACCCTGCGCCCCCATCCCCGTAGCCGTGGGGAAATCGACCTTCATGAAGCTGCTGGGTGCCACCTTCCCCGAGTGGCACTTGGTGACCGAACCGGTGGCACAGTGGCGGAAGGTGCCAGCCCGTGGCACGGCGCAGGTAACGGGACCGGCACCGGCTGTATCGCGGCGGCGCCGATGGGCACCGTGCCGTGGTGGGATTGTCTCATCCCTAAGCTCTTTCTCTTATAGGCGGCTGTGGGCTCCACCAACCTTCTGCAGATGATGTACCAGGAGCCAGCCCGGTGGTCATACACCTTCCAGACCTTCTCCTTCATGAGCCGGCTGAAGGCGATGCTGGAGCCGGTGGATGAGCCTGAGacccccagccctgtgcaggtCTTCGAGCGCTCCATCTACAGCGACAGGTACCCAAATTGAAACAGGAAAGATGAGGGATGAAGGGATCAAAAGAAGCAGGTTGAAGGAgaggatcctgcccctctgctctgctctcgtgagaccccacttgcagcactgtgtgcagtgctggtgtcctcagcataaggacatggagctgttggagcaagtccagaggaggccacaaggatgctcaggggctggagcagctcccatatggagacaggctgagaacattggggctgttcagcctggagaagagaagctgcatggagacctcagagcagcttccagtgtctgaaggggctacaaggatgctggagagggaccttcatcagggactggagcgataggacaaggagtgatgggttcaaactgaaacagggggaGTTCAGGTTGGAgctaaggcagaagttgttccctgtgagggtgctgaggtgctggcacagggtgcccagagaagctgtggctgccccatccctggcagtgttcaaggccaggttggacacaggggcttggagcaacctgctctagtggaaggtgttggaaCGGCCTGAGCTTTAAGCTCacttccaacccagaccagtctGTGATGAAGGTGTGATGGAGCTGTCCTGCTgccctctcccctctctccatcccttcccaGGTACGTCTTTGCCAAGAACCTCTCAGAGGCCGGGCACCTGCAGGCGCTGGAATGGGCCATTTACCAGGACTGGCacagcttcctgctgcagcagctcggGCCCCGCGTCGTGCTCCACGGGCTGCTGTACCTGCGGGCGACGCCGCAGGTGGGTGCGGAGGGACCCCGCATCCCGCGGGATTGGGATGAGGCTCCGCTCGCAGCCTCTGACCACTTGGAATTGCTGAAGTTTTGGGGTTTAGCCAGAAACGGCAGCTCTGTCCCATGGGAATGTCAGGGGGAGTTTTGCTATGATCCTGGAGTGGATTCTGGGGAGGGAAGGCTGCAGCGTCGCCCCGGGGTGCTTGAGGACCGGCTGTGgtcctgctcctggggctgcttTGCGGAACATCCATCCTGTTCACATCCCATCTCCCATTCACCTCACATCTCCTCCACATCTCATTCACATCCCATCTCTCCTGTCGAATTCCCATCTCCTCTGCATCCCATTCACATCCCATCTCCCATTTACCTCACATCTCCTCCACATCCCATTCACATCCCATCTGTCAAATTCCGATCTCCTCTGCATCCCATTCACATCCCATCTCTCTCCCATTCACCTCCCATCTCTCCCATTTACCTTCCAGCTCTCCCATTCACCTCCCATCTCCTCTGCATCCCATTCACCTCCCATTCTCCCATTCATCTCCCATCTCCTCCACATCCCATTCATCTCCCATCTCCCCCATTCACTTCCCACCTCTCCCGCTCACCTACCATCTCCTTTGCATCCCATTCCTCTCCTGTCTCTCCCATTCACTTCCCATCTCCCCCATTCACATCCCGTTCATCTCTCTCCTCCGGTGTGGTTCAGACGTGCCTGGAGCGGCTGCGGCGCCGGGCGAGGAGCGAGGAGCAGAGCATCCAGCTGGAatacctgcagcagctccatgcccaGCACGAGCACTGGCTGGTGGAGAAGAGCACGGAGTGAGTCTGAACCCATCCCGGCACATGGACCGGCCGCGGCTGTGGGGTGACCCCCCGGCTCTGGGGGGTGATTTGGGAGTTGATGTGGGGTGTTCCTTTCCTCAGGGTCCACTTTGCGGACATGAAGCACGCGCCCGTCCTGGTGCTGgatgtggagaaggactttgaGCACGACGCGGCCGCACAGGGCGGCCTCATGGCGCAGGTGGGAATGGCCGAGGCGGCATCCCGGGATCGCGGGATCCTCTGAGCTTCCACCTCACCTTCAGCTTGCC from Strigops habroptila isolate Jane chromosome 21, bStrHab1.2.pri, whole genome shotgun sequence includes these protein-coding regions:
- the DGUOK gene encoding deoxyguanosine kinase, mitochondrial isoform X1, with translation MTREGGSGGGMRRCGAALRLALEGNIAVGKSTFMKLLGATFPEWHLVTEPVAQWRKVPARGTAQAAVGSTNLLQMMYQEPARWSYTFQTFSFMSRLKAMLEPVDEPETPSPVQVFERSIYSDRYVFAKNLSEAGHLQALEWAIYQDWHSFLLQQLGPRVVLHGLLYLRATPQTCLERLRRRARSEEQSIQLEYLQQLHAQHEHWLVEKSTEVHFADMKHAPVLVLDVEKDFEHDAAAQGGLMAQVETFVTALQAKALPAHPDPL
- the DGUOK gene encoding deoxyguanosine kinase, mitochondrial isoform X2 is translated as MKLLGATFPEWHLVTEPVAQWRKVPARGTAQAAVGSTNLLQMMYQEPARWSYTFQTFSFMSRLKAMLEPVDEPETPSPVQVFERSIYSDRYVFAKNLSEAGHLQALEWAIYQDWHSFLLQQLGPRVVLHGLLYLRATPQTCLERLRRRARSEEQSIQLEYLQQLHAQHEHWLVEKSTEVHFADMKHAPVLVLDVEKDFEHDAAAQGGLMAQVETFVTALQAKALPAHPDPL